A stretch of the bacterium genome encodes the following:
- a CDS encoding DUF362 domain-containing protein, translating into MNSPVYFASLKLKAEDNLFKKIERLYKSCRVSNCVSPKDFAAVKIHFGEKGNSSFIRSIFVRKIAELLKKDDSYPFLTDSNILYLASRSDAVNHLETSIANGFTYSTVGVPSIIADGLKGASYEEVTINQKHFKKALIGKEIAQADCIIALSHFKAHELSGFGGALKNIGMGSGSKGGKLAMHSDVRPKVKKDKCTLCKRCVSWCPGNAITLTQTNAQIDQSKCIGCGECLAICQSKAIQINWNPDTSVFQEKIVEYAYAVLYNKKHKSAFFNFILDVSPQCDCYPFSDSPIVPNIGILASLDPVAIDQASVDLVNKTQGLANTRLTNNILPGEDKFKGIYPHIDWNIQLDYAEKLGLGFRKYNLIEV; encoded by the coding sequence ATGAATTCCCCCGTATATTTTGCCTCTTTAAAATTAAAAGCAGAGGATAATCTATTTAAAAAAATAGAACGGCTGTATAAATCCTGCCGGGTGTCAAACTGTGTTTCGCCAAAAGATTTCGCCGCTGTAAAAATCCATTTCGGGGAAAAAGGAAATTCGTCTTTTATAAGGTCGATATTTGTGAGAAAAATCGCCGAATTACTAAAAAAAGATGATTCATACCCTTTTTTAACCGACTCAAATATCTTATATCTGGCATCCCGGTCCGACGCGGTAAACCATCTGGAAACCTCGATTGCCAACGGTTTCACATACTCAACCGTGGGTGTCCCTTCAATAATCGCGGACGGCCTTAAAGGCGCCTCCTATGAAGAAGTGACAATAAACCAAAAACATTTTAAGAAAGCCCTGATCGGAAAGGAAATCGCACAGGCTGACTGTATTATTGCGTTAAGCCATTTCAAGGCGCACGAGCTCTCAGGTTTCGGCGGGGCTTTAAAAAATATCGGAATGGGCTCCGGCAGCAAGGGCGGGAAACTTGCCATGCATTCCGATGTCCGGCCAAAAGTTAAAAAAGATAAATGCACTTTGTGTAAAAGATGTGTTTCATGGTGCCCGGGAAATGCGATTACTTTAACTCAAACCAACGCGCAAATTGACCAGTCGAAATGTATAGGATGCGGAGAATGCCTCGCAATATGCCAAAGCAAAGCCATACAGATAAACTGGAACCCGGATACTTCCGTATTCCAGGAAAAAATAGTTGAATACGCGTACGCGGTACTTTATAATAAAAAGCATAAATCGGCTTTTTTTAATTTTATACTGGATGTTTCTCCGCAATGCGACTGCTACCCGTTTTCAGACAGCCCTATTGTTCCAAATATAGGAATACTCGCCTCTCTTGACCCTGTCGCGATTGACCAGGCAAGCGTTGATTTAGTGAACAAAACCCAGGGATTGGCAAATACACGGCTTACAAACAACATATTGCCCGGCGAGGACAAATTCAAAGGTATTTACCCTCATATTGACTGGAATATTCAGCTTGATTACGCGGAAAAACTGGGATTGGGTTTTCGTAAATACAATTTAATCGAAGTGTAG
- the secD gene encoding protein translocase subunit SecD: MKKLKLYIAILIIASALLYAMPTANITFPEIIGKYLPKKSINLGLDLQGGIHLILEVDTSKLPEGSNADDAVEVAKEIIRNRIDQFGVAEPIIQRQGTNQIIVELPGIKDPNRAKELIGKTAMLEFKLVDEQTDLQSAVKNNQIPEYDDLLTIEHKDERGNVSHEKILINKKASITGKYLKDVQIKFGEFNEPRVTISFNDEGTRMFADITGDNVGRRLAIVLDGVVKSAPVIRELIPGGSAEISGNFTMEEAADLSIVLRAGALPCPVIIGQEQTIGPSLGSDSIKSGILCGIVSLLTIWIFMLFYYKFSGVIANFALLINMIITIAIMSLFNATLTLPGIAGLILTFGMAVDANILVFERIREEIAQGKSVRSSIENGYKKAFITIFDANLTTIISAVFLFWFGTGSVKGFAVTLTIGLLSSMFTAVVLSKILQESNASRTQKISI, encoded by the coding sequence ATGAAAAAATTAAAATTATATATAGCAATATTAATAATCGCTTCGGCATTATTATATGCCATGCCTACGGCAAACATAACCTTTCCTGAAATTATAGGAAAATATCTGCCTAAAAAAAGCATAAACCTCGGCCTTGACCTCCAGGGAGGGATTCATCTCATCCTTGAGGTTGACACATCAAAACTTCCTGAAGGATCAAATGCCGATGACGCGGTTGAGGTTGCCAAGGAAATTATCCGGAACCGCATAGACCAGTTCGGGGTTGCCGAACCAATCATACAGCGGCAGGGAACAAATCAAATTATAGTGGAACTGCCCGGCATAAAAGACCCGAACAGGGCCAAAGAATTAATCGGTAAAACCGCCATGCTCGAATTCAAGCTTGTAGATGAACAGACAGATTTACAGAGCGCTGTTAAAAATAACCAGATACCGGAATATGATGATCTTTTAACAATAGAACATAAAGATGAAAGAGGAAATGTCAGCCATGAAAAGATCCTGATAAACAAAAAGGCGTCAATTACCGGGAAATATCTGAAAGATGTACAAATAAAATTTGGAGAATTTAATGAGCCGAGAGTAACAATAAGTTTTAATGACGAAGGCACCAGGATGTTCGCGGATATAACAGGCGATAATGTAGGGCGGCGACTTGCCATCGTCCTTGACGGAGTGGTAAAATCAGCTCCTGTTATCAGGGAACTTATACCAGGCGGCAGCGCCGAAATAAGCGGTAATTTTACCATGGAAGAAGCTGCGGATCTATCCATTGTCCTTCGCGCAGGCGCTTTACCCTGCCCTGTTATAATAGGCCAGGAGCAGACTATCGGGCCGAGCCTCGGCAGTGATTCAATTAAAAGCGGCATACTATGCGGCATTGTTTCCCTATTGACTATCTGGATATTCATGCTTTTTTATTATAAGTTTTCAGGGGTGATTGCCAATTTTGCTTTATTAATCAATATGATAATAACAATTGCCATAATGTCGCTTTTTAACGCAACATTAACTTTGCCGGGTATTGCAGGTTTAATCCTGACCTTTGGAATGGCGGTTGACGCTAATATCCTGGTGTTTGAACGTATTCGCGAAGAAATAGCACAGGGAAAAAGCGTCCGGTCTTCAATTGAAAATGGCTATAAAAAAGCGTTTATTACTATTTTTGATGCTAATCTTACGACAATTATTTCCGCTGTATTTTTATTCTGGTTTGGGACCGGAAGCGTAAAAGGTTTTGCCGTGACTTTAACAATCGGCCTTTTATCAAGCATGTTTACGGCCGTTGTGCTTTCTAAAATTTTGCAGGAGTCCAATGCGAGCAGGACCCAGAAAATAAGCATTTAA
- the secF gene encoding protein translocase subunit SecF, which yields MNLFRNINFDFVKYRYTAITISLVIITAGIISMIIKGGLNLGVDFRGGVLMEIAFENNPDVAEVRSVLKTINLEESTIQQVLNRNSIIIRINKEKVAENAEGTVYEKVNKQITEAFENKFGKNKIRFERVEYVGPLVGKDLKSKAVLATIFSWLGIIIYLSFRFEFKYGLAAVLALIHDVLITLSFFSFLNKEFNLTVLAAILTLIGFSVNDTIVIFDRIREDIRLYPKDNYPSLVNRSINETLSRTILTTLTAIFSVVVLFLFGGPVIHDFAFALVIGFISGTYSTVYIAAPILIDWEKIFPRKK from the coding sequence ATGAATTTATTCCGTAATATAAATTTTGATTTTGTCAAATACAGGTATACAGCAATAACAATTTCACTTGTTATTATAACAGCGGGAATAATTTCCATGATTATAAAAGGCGGGCTGAATTTGGGCGTGGATTTCAGGGGAGGCGTCCTTATGGAGATTGCTTTTGAAAATAATCCTGATGTCGCAGAAGTCCGGTCGGTCCTTAAAACAATCAACCTTGAAGAAAGCACCATACAACAGGTTTTGAACAGGAACAGCATAATCATTCGTATAAATAAGGAAAAAGTGGCGGAAAACGCGGAAGGCACAGTATATGAAAAAGTAAATAAACAAATAACAGAGGCTTTTGAAAATAAATTCGGCAAAAATAAAATCCGCTTTGAGCGTGTCGAATATGTCGGCCCTTTAGTAGGCAAGGACTTAAAATCCAAGGCTGTTTTGGCAACGATCTTTTCATGGCTTGGAATAATAATTTATTTAAGTTTCCGTTTTGAATTCAAATACGGCCTTGCGGCTGTTCTGGCCCTGATACATGACGTCTTAATCACTCTCTCCTTTTTTTCATTTTTGAATAAAGAATTTAATTTAACCGTTTTGGCCGCGATATTGACGTTAATCGGTTTTTCAGTAAATGATACTATCGTAATATTTGACCGTATAAGGGAAGATATACGTTTATATCCAAAGGATAATTATCCTTCCCTGGTTAACAGAAGTATAAATGAGACCCTTTCCAGGACGATATTAACTACTTTGACCGCAATTTTCAGTGTTGTTGTTTTATTTCTTTTTGGGGGGCCTGTGATACATGATTTTGCTTTTGCGCTTGTTATTGGATTCATTTCAGGCACATATTCAACAGTTTATATAGCCGCGCCGATTCTAATAGATTGGGAAAAGATTTTCCCAAGAAAAAAATAA